The following are encoded together in the Deltaproteobacteria bacterium genome:
- the accC gene encoding acetyl-CoA carboxylase biotin carboxylase subunit, giving the protein MFKTILVANRGEIALRVIRACKELGIRTVVVYSYEDRESIPVKISDEKICIGPSSSDKSYLNIVAIAEAILQTNADAVHPGYGFLSENPSFAGVCRDLDVTFIGPPIPVMKHLSNKLEVKKQLKKTNIPTILGSDGIVQSAGEAKEIAEKIGYPVLLKAVWGGGGRGLRVIREEENIENAFLAAHEEARVSFGKADIYMEKFIEHPKHVEVQILADKFGNAIHLFERDCTLQRRHQKLLEESPSPFLSEEKRKEILNTAVKIAKILNYENVGTIEFLLDEQGNFYFIEVNTRIQVEHPVTETCTGIDIMKEQIKLAAGEKLNISQEDVSLKFHSMECRINAEDERFVPSPGKIEKLFIPGGPGVRVDTAIYSGCTVTPYYDSLIAKLIVRGNTRNETIERMKRALDEFIVEGIKTNIQFFKKLISNNQFKNKDYDTNYIDRNFLK; this is encoded by the coding sequence ATGTTTAAGACAATCCTTGTTGCTAATAGGGGTGAGATAGCGCTGAGAGTCATAAGAGCCTGTAAGGAATTGGGTATAAGAACAGTTGTCGTTTACTCATATGAAGATAGAGAAAGTATCCCTGTAAAAATAAGTGATGAGAAAATATGTATTGGTCCCTCAAGCTCGGATAAAAGCTACTTAAATATTGTGGCTATAGCAGAGGCTATTTTGCAGACAAATGCAGACGCTGTTCATCCAGGATATGGATTTTTATCAGAAAATCCCTCTTTTGCTGGGGTTTGTAGAGATTTGGATGTTACATTTATTGGACCTCCAATACCCGTAATGAAACATTTGTCTAACAAGCTGGAAGTGAAAAAACAGCTGAAGAAGACTAATATCCCTACCATCTTAGGTAGTGATGGTATTGTGCAATCTGCAGGCGAGGCAAAAGAAATTGCCGAGAAGATAGGTTATCCCGTCTTGCTCAAGGCAGTGTGGGGCGGCGGCGGAAGAGGACTGCGAGTTATAAGAGAAGAAGAGAATATAGAAAATGCCTTTCTCGCAGCGCATGAAGAAGCGAGAGTGTCTTTTGGCAAGGCTGATATATACATGGAAAAGTTTATCGAACATCCAAAACATGTAGAGGTGCAAATCCTTGCTGACAAATTCGGCAATGCAATACATTTATTTGAGAGAGATTGCACATTACAAAGAAGACATCAGAAACTCTTAGAAGAATCCCCATCGCCATTTCTTTCAGAAGAAAAGAGAAAAGAAATCTTAAATACAGCTGTTAAGATAGCTAAAATTCTTAACTATGAGAATGTGGGTACAATAGAGTTTTTGCTGGACGAGCAGGGGAACTTTTACTTCATAGAAGTGAACACCCGTATTCAGGTGGAGCATCCTGTTACAGAAACATGTACGGGGATAGATATTATGAAAGAGCAAATTAAACTTGCTGCTGGTGAAAAATTAAATATAAGTCAAGAAGATGTGAGTCTTAAATTTCATAGTATGGAATGCAGAATAAACGCTGAGGACGAGAGATTTGTTCCTTCTCCCGGGAAAATAGAAAAGTTATTTATCCCTGGTGGACCTGGTGTACGCGTGGATACAGCCATCTACAGTGGGTGTACCGTAACCCCGTATTATGATTCGCTTATTGCCAAACTTATTGTCAGAGGTAACACGAGAAATGAAACAATTGAGCGTATGAAAAGGGCACTGGATGAATTTATTGTAGAGGGAATAAAGACAAACATTCAATTCTTCAAAAAACTAATAAGCAATAACCAATTTAAGAACAAAGATTACGATACAAACTATATTGACCGTAATTTTTTAAAGTAG
- a CDS encoding triose-phosphate isomerase: MRMKYIVAGNWKMHFTHSEVLNLALELKENLGQQSRKADIFVFPPTIFLKDVQDALFGSVIQAGAQNIYFQDEGAYTGEVSPLMLKSIGCSLTLVGHSERRNYFNEDDAMLRNKLLACKRWDILPILCIGEKLEDRENGKTEDVLASQITKTLDKTEMERLIIAYEPVWAIGTGKIATPQQAQESHRFIKKLTKHITGKDIPVIYGGSVKVENAETLAKEKDIDGFLIGGASLHKESFVKIVNEFIRVKGL; this comes from the coding sequence ATTAGAATGAAATATATTGTTGCTGGTAATTGGAAGATGCATTTTACCCATTCTGAGGTATTGAATTTAGCGCTTGAGCTGAAAGAAAATTTAGGTCAACAATCAAGGAAGGCTGATATCTTTGTCTTTCCGCCGACTATCTTTCTAAAAGATGTTCAAGATGCTTTGTTTGGTTCGGTAATTCAGGCCGGCGCTCAAAATATATACTTTCAGGATGAGGGTGCATATACAGGGGAGGTTTCACCTCTTATGTTAAAGAGCATAGGTTGTTCTTTAACATTGGTTGGACATTCAGAGAGGAGGAATTATTTTAACGAAGATGATGCCATGTTGAGGAATAAATTATTAGCCTGCAAGAGATGGGATATTTTACCAATACTTTGTATTGGAGAGAAATTGGAAGACAGAGAAAATGGCAAAACAGAAGATGTCTTAGCTTCTCAAATTACAAAAACTCTTGATAAAACAGAGATGGAAAGATTAATTATTGCTTATGAGCCAGTATGGGCGATAGGCACTGGAAAAATAGCTACTCCCCAGCAGGCTCAGGAATCGCACAGGTTCATAAAGAAATTAACAAAACACATAACAGGAAAGGATATTCCTGTTATATATGGAGGTAGTGTAAAGGTGGAAAATGCTGAAACATTGGCAAAGGAAAAGGATATTGATGGCTTCCTTATTGGAGGAGCAAGCTTACATAAAGAAAGTTTTGTTAAAATAGTAAATGAATTTATTCGTGTAAAGGGATTGTAA
- a CDS encoding site-2 protease family protein produces MQIQIYILAIVILIFSIVVHEVMHGYIAYRLGDNTAKFMGRLTLNPISHIDLLGTIIIPLLLIVSRSPILFGWAKPVPVNFNNLHNPKRDSVYVALAGPASNFVLAIIFAIFYHLFSFSPLLSTVFWYGVYINLILGIFNLVPIPPLDGGRIAVGLLPWKYSCMLERLEPFGLYIVIILLFLRFFDFTVFPLVQYLSRLLIGGSFYG; encoded by the coding sequence ATGCAGATACAAATTTATATTTTAGCCATCGTTATATTGATTTTTTCTATTGTTGTGCATGAGGTTATGCACGGATATATAGCCTATAGGTTAGGAGATAACACTGCAAAATTCATGGGCAGGTTAACACTTAATCCTATTTCGCACATAGATTTACTTGGTACAATTATTATCCCCTTGCTTCTCATTGTTTCCAGATCTCCCATTCTGTTTGGATGGGCAAAACCTGTTCCTGTAAATTTCAACAATCTACATAATCCCAAGAGAGACTCCGTATATGTAGCGCTGGCAGGTCCTGCTTCAAATTTTGTGTTAGCTATTATATTTGCCATTTTTTATCATCTATTCTCTTTTTCCCCGCTACTTAGTACGGTTTTTTGGTACGGCGTTTACATAAATTTGATTTTAGGTATATTTAATCTCGTTCCTATCCCACCGTTGGATGGAGGAAGAATAGCGGTAGGTCTTCTGCCATGGAAGTATTCCTGCATGTTAGAGAGACTTGAACCGTTTGGTTTGTATATAGTTATTATCTTATTATTTTTGAGATTCTTTGATTTTACCGTTTTCCCGCTGGTGCAATATCTATCAAGGCTTCTTATAGGAGGTAGTTTTTATGGATAG
- the accB gene encoding acetyl-CoA carboxylase biotin carboxyl carrier protein yields MDIKLIKKLIVLVQKSKMTEFKYRDDDFYISLKKEQPQVISSVQSKSAIEKEEEIKKPSKDEELIEIKSPMVGTFYCSPSPGAPPYVEQGQDVKKGDVLCIIEAMKVMNEIEAEFPCIIKKVMVKDAQRVEYGTTLFLVKKA; encoded by the coding sequence ATGGATATTAAATTAATCAAAAAGCTTATAGTTTTAGTGCAAAAGAGTAAAATGACAGAGTTCAAGTATAGAGATGACGATTTTTACATCTCATTGAAAAAAGAGCAGCCTCAGGTAATATCCTCAGTTCAATCAAAATCTGCTATTGAAAAAGAAGAGGAGATTAAAAAACCAAGCAAAGATGAGGAACTAATAGAGATAAAATCACCCATGGTGGGTACATTTTATTGCTCACCGTCCCCCGGAGCGCCTCCCTATGTAGAACAGGGGCAGGATGTAAAAAAAGGCGATGTTCTGTGTATTATTGAGGCAATGAAGGTAATGAATGAAATTGAGGCAGAATTTCCCTGTATAATCAAGAAGGTAATGGTAAAAGATGCTCAGCGCGTGGAATATGGAACAACACTGTTTTTAGTCAAGAAAGCCTAA
- the ybeY gene encoding rRNA maturation RNase YbeY, which yields MKTEVQQSKGRISKKWIKNIMGFLGEQFALKDVEVSILITDDEKMKILNKKYRGINESTDVLSFSLREGEDNVFYKLLGDIVISWDRAKKDAREIKIPLKEELATLLIHGFLHLMEYKDDNEENFCKMKKKQEELLLVLKEKNYV from the coding sequence GTGAAAACGGAAGTACAGCAAAGCAAGGGAAGAATTAGTAAAAAGTGGATAAAAAATATTATGGGTTTTTTGGGCGAGCAGTTTGCATTGAAAGATGTAGAGGTAAGTATTCTTATAACAGATGATGAAAAAATGAAAATATTGAACAAAAAGTATAGAGGTATAAATGAATCTACGGATGTTCTCTCTTTTTCACTGAGAGAAGGAGAAGATAATGTATTCTACAAATTACTGGGGGATATCGTGATCTCCTGGGACAGAGCAAAAAAGGATGCAAGAGAAATAAAAATACCATTAAAGGAAGAACTGGCCACTTTACTTATCCACGGTTTTTTGCATCTTATGGAGTATAAGGATGACAACGAAGAAAATTTTTGTAAAATGAAAAAAAAACAGGAAGAACTCCTTCTTGTGTTAAAAGAGAAGAACTATGTTTAG
- a CDS encoding phosphoglycerate kinase, producing the protein MGREKVKSIKDLDIDGKKVFIRCDFNVPLDKDGNISDERRIRETLPTIEYALSRRAKVILASHLGRPKKRDSQYSLYPVAENLSKALKKKVLFVDDCVGEKVEKTISSMKKGDVILLENLRFYDGERRDDEVFARQLKRLFDIYVSDAFGTSHRRNASVHALPKMCKKKAAGLLLLKEMGYWRKILENPARPFALILGGVKISTKLGALINLLDHLDKVIIGGGMAFTFLHAMGFSAGSSLFDEDSIEQAKFVISQAKDKKIKLYPPVDFVVAERIEEDAVTKIVPYQEIPCKWFAADIGPASCKLFSEVLEDTATIVWNGPLGVYEIDKFARGTNSIAHEVASSPAMSIVGGGDTDGAIKKAKESDGITFISTGGGASLQFLEKGTLPGIEALE; encoded by the coding sequence ATGGGTAGGGAGAAAGTGAAAAGTATAAAAGATCTGGATATAGATGGTAAAAAAGTATTTATTCGCTGTGATTTTAATGTGCCCTTGGATAAAGATGGAAATATCAGCGACGAAAGGAGGATAAGAGAAACGCTACCCACAATTGAGTATGCTTTGAGTAGGAGGGCAAAAGTTATACTGGCATCTCATCTTGGCAGACCAAAAAAAAGAGATTCCCAGTACTCACTATATCCGGTTGCAGAGAACCTGTCTAAGGCTTTAAAGAAAAAGGTTTTGTTTGTTGATGATTGCGTAGGAGAAAAGGTAGAAAAAACAATTTCGTCCATGAAAAAGGGAGATGTTATCCTGTTAGAAAACCTGCGTTTCTACGATGGAGAGAGAAGAGACGACGAGGTGTTTGCCCGGCAACTGAAGAGGTTATTTGATATATATGTAAGTGATGCATTTGGCACTTCTCATAGAAGAAATGCATCGGTGCATGCTCTGCCTAAGATGTGCAAGAAAAAAGCAGCGGGTCTTCTGCTATTGAAAGAGATGGGATATTGGAGAAAAATATTGGAAAATCCTGCGAGACCCTTTGCCCTCATCCTGGGTGGTGTAAAAATATCTACAAAGTTGGGAGCATTGATAAATCTGTTAGATCATTTGGACAAGGTAATTATAGGTGGAGGAATGGCGTTTACTTTTCTCCATGCTATGGGTTTTTCTGCGGGTTCGTCTCTGTTTGATGAAGATTCTATTGAACAGGCAAAATTTGTTATTTCCCAGGCCAAAGATAAAAAGATAAAACTGTATCCACCTGTAGATTTTGTAGTAGCAGAAAGAATAGAAGAAGACGCAGTGACTAAAATAGTACCTTATCAAGAAATTCCTTGCAAGTGGTTTGCCGCGGACATCGGCCCTGCTTCTTGCAAGTTATTCAGTGAGGTATTGGAAGATACGGCTACTATTGTGTGGAATGGTCCTCTCGGTGTCTATGAGATAGATAAATTTGCAAGGGGCACAAATTCTATTGCTCACGAGGTAGCATCAAGCCCTGCAATGAGCATCGTGGGCGGAGGGGATACGGATGGTGCTATAAAAAAAGCGAAAGAAAGCGATGGAATTACCTTCATTTCTACAGGAGGAGGGGCGAGTTTGCAGTTTTTAGAGAAAGGAACATTACCTGGTATAGAGGCATTAGAATGA
- the gap gene encoding type I glyceraldehyde-3-phosphate dehydrogenase yields the protein MKVAINGFGRIGRMFFRACAGYDEIDIVATNDITDAHTLAHLLKYDSTFGILPYDIEAGKGFITVNGKEIKILAERDPAKLPWKDMGIDVVLESTGLFTKLEDCRKHLQAGAKKVVLSARYKNEDKDAVMINMGINEKDYNPEKHNIISNASCTTNSLTPVMKVLEESFGVEKALMTTVHSYTNDQRLLDAPHKDLRRARSAAMSIIPTTTNAAVAVTQVIPSLKGKFDGMAMRVPTVDGAISDIITILKKNVTVEEVNNAFRKASENEMKGILGYTEEPIVSRDIVGNSCSAVVDGLSTKVMGGTMVKVLSWYDNEWAYSCRLRDLVLWVGRK from the coding sequence ATGAAAGTAGCGATCAATGGATTTGGTAGGATAGGTCGGATGTTCTTCCGAGCGTGTGCGGGATATGATGAAATAGATATAGTAGCTACAAATGATATTACAGATGCTCATACTTTAGCTCACCTTTTAAAATATGATTCTACTTTTGGCATACTTCCCTACGATATTGAAGCAGGCAAGGGTTTTATTACAGTAAATGGTAAGGAGATCAAGATTTTAGCAGAAAGAGACCCTGCAAAACTGCCCTGGAAAGATATGGGCATAGATGTTGTGTTAGAGTCAACGGGATTGTTTACCAAATTGGAAGACTGCCGCAAGCATCTACAAGCTGGAGCAAAGAAGGTAGTGCTTAGTGCCAGATATAAAAATGAAGATAAAGATGCGGTAATGATCAATATGGGAATCAATGAAAAAGATTACAATCCTGAGAAACACAATATTATTTCCAATGCTTCCTGCACTACCAATAGCCTCACACCGGTAATGAAGGTATTGGAAGAGAGTTTTGGTGTAGAAAAGGCACTGATGACCACTGTTCATTCTTACACCAATGACCAAAGATTATTGGATGCTCCTCATAAGGATTTAAGAAGAGCTCGGTCAGCTGCGATGTCTATTATTCCTACTACTACCAATGCTGCTGTAGCGGTAACCCAGGTTATTCCTTCCTTGAAGGGAAAATTTGATGGGATGGCGATGCGCGTGCCCACTGTCGATGGGGCTATATCCGATATAATAACAATTCTTAAAAAGAATGTTACCGTGGAAGAGGTAAACAATGCTTTCAGGAAAGCTTCTGAAAATGAGATGAAGGGAATATTGGGATACACCGAAGAACCAATAGTTTCTCGAGATATCGTTGGGAATAGCTGTTCTGCGGTCGTAGATGGTCTTTCCACGAAGGTAATGGGTGGGACTATGGTTAAGGTTCTTTCCTGGTATGACAACGAGTGGGCTTATTCCTGCAGGTTAAGAGACTTGGTGTTATGGGTAGGGAGAAAGTGA
- a CDS encoding peptide-binding protein, with the protein MRVALILLFLLFPSVSFSSTIIIGSIGEPKRLIPMLSTDSASSDISSLIFNGLLKYDKDLNIVGDLAKSFKIEDGGKKITFYLRKNVLWQDGVEFTARDVFFTYKKLTDGTVATPYSGDFLLIKDVKIISKYIISVEYKVPFAPALSSWMMGIIPEHILKGKDLNTDIFNRHPIGTGPYKLLRWKAGQEITLVANPLYFRDRPRIDKVIYRIIPDASTMLLELYTGHIDMMGLNPMQYIYEFKRKMREKFQVFVTPSAGFTYVGLNLRVKLFSDERVRKAICYAIDREKIANTILLGYSDVYDCIYSPRSFAFQKKKIYNYDPEKARKLLREAGFSDSNRDGYLDKDGKRFEFTILTNQGNTDRNYAAIMIQQFLKSVGIKINIRILEWQAFLRLLESGSFDAVLLGWQLGVDPDEYALWHSSQVKEFNFVYFKNKEVDKLLKKGRETFNINKRKEIYERINEIIMDKVPYIVLYFPRGISVVHKRFKGIEQEKAGIMYNFIEWWVPKKEQMYR; encoded by the coding sequence GTGAGAGTAGCATTAATTCTGTTATTTTTGCTTTTTCCTTCTGTTTCGTTTTCTTCAACCATTATTATAGGTTCTATTGGTGAACCAAAGAGACTTATTCCTATGTTATCTACAGATTCTGCATCCAGTGATATATCCTCTTTGATATTCAATGGACTTTTAAAGTATGACAAAGATTTAAATATTGTAGGTGATTTAGCAAAAAGTTTTAAAATAGAAGATGGAGGAAAAAAAATCACATTTTATTTGAGAAAGAATGTTCTATGGCAGGATGGTGTGGAATTTACAGCTCGTGATGTCTTCTTTACCTATAAAAAACTCACCGATGGAACAGTGGCTACGCCCTATAGTGGCGATTTCCTTTTGATAAAGGATGTGAAGATAATAAGCAAATATATCATCTCTGTGGAATATAAAGTTCCTTTTGCTCCTGCACTTTCTTCCTGGATGATGGGCATTATTCCTGAACATATCTTAAAAGGGAAAGATTTAAATACAGATATATTCAATAGACATCCCATAGGCACAGGTCCGTATAAACTCTTGAGATGGAAGGCGGGGCAGGAAATTACACTCGTTGCCAATCCTTTGTATTTTAGAGATAGACCACGCATAGATAAAGTTATTTATAGAATCATTCCCGATGCCTCTACAATGCTTTTGGAACTCTATACTGGTCACATAGATATGATGGGGCTAAATCCCATGCAGTATATCTATGAATTTAAACGGAAGATGAGAGAAAAATTTCAGGTATTTGTCACGCCCAGTGCTGGTTTCACCTATGTTGGACTTAACCTGCGGGTCAAGCTTTTTTCTGACGAACGTGTAAGAAAGGCTATCTGCTATGCTATAGATAGAGAGAAGATAGCGAATACTATTCTTTTAGGATATAGTGATGTTTACGATTGTATATATTCTCCACGCTCATTTGCCTTTCAAAAAAAGAAAATCTACAACTATGATCCCGAAAAAGCGAGGAAACTGTTGAGAGAAGCGGGCTTTTCTGACAGCAATAGAGATGGATATCTGGATAAGGATGGTAAAAGATTTGAATTTACCATTTTGACCAACCAGGGGAATACAGACAGAAACTATGCGGCGATAATGATTCAGCAGTTTCTTAAAAGTGTAGGAATAAAGATAAATATCAGGATTTTAGAATGGCAAGCTTTTTTAAGATTATTGGAATCTGGTTCTTTTGATGCTGTGCTATTGGGATGGCAATTGGGGGTAGATCCTGATGAATATGCGTTGTGGCATTCCTCGCAGGTAAAGGAGTTCAACTTTGTATATTTTAAGAATAAAGAAGTGGATAAATTGTTAAAAAAAGGGAGGGAAACATTCAATATAAATAAGAGAAAAGAGATTTATGAAAGAATAAACGAGATTATTATGGACAAAGTTCCCTATATCGTTTTGTATTTCCCTCGTGGCATATCCGTAGTACACAAAAGGTTTAAGGGAATAGAGCAAGAAAAGGCAGGCATTATGTACAATTTTATAGAGTGGTGGGTACCCAAAAAAGAGCAAATGTATAGATAA
- the secG gene encoding preprotein translocase subunit SecG, with translation MLYISIVVQVILAFIIIFLILLQKGRGAEMGVSFGAGAAETMFGARGALPFLTKVTWILVFMFMANSVSISLIFYKSKTKTIMKKTKTEKAVPQKAQKPLPELPIKAP, from the coding sequence ATGCTTTATATTTCTATTGTTGTTCAAGTCATATTGGCATTTATAATTATCTTCCTTATCTTGTTACAGAAGGGAAGGGGAGCAGAGATGGGTGTTTCTTTTGGTGCAGGCGCGGCAGAGACGATGTTTGGCGCAAGAGGAGCTTTGCCATTCTTAACAAAGGTTACATGGATTTTAGTATTTATGTTTATGGCAAATTCCGTTAGCATCTCTCTTATTTTTTACAAAAGTAAAACAAAAACAATAATGAAAAAAACGAAAACAGAAAAGGCTGTGCCTCAGAAAGCACAAAAACCGTTACCAGAGCTGCCTATAAAAGCACCGTGA
- the trpS gene encoding tryptophan--tRNA ligase — translation MDRVLSGMRPTGNLHLGNLYGALNNWIKLQNENYQTFYFVADLHALTTDFAHSTHLKEETMNMVIDWFSFGLNPEKSTIFVQSKIEEHAELFTIFSMITPVSWLERNPSYKDVVSQIGEKAAGNFGFLGYPVLMTADITMYKARYVPVGFDQLPHLELAREIVRRFNYLTKKDVFLEPQALLSTAPKILGIDGRKMSKSYGNAIYLSDNEEETRKKIKVMFTDPQRLRKNDAGRPDMCGVFYLHQIFSDKQKIKEIEGGCKNASIGCVDCKNILIKNINEKLRPYREKRVIWEKRKGDILSIFEEGARKARQESEKTMEEVREAVFG, via the coding sequence ATGGATAGAGTCTTAAGTGGAATGAGACCTACGGGGAATCTGCACTTAGGCAACCTGTATGGTGCACTGAATAATTGGATAAAACTACAAAATGAGAATTATCAAACATTCTATTTTGTGGCTGACCTTCATGCCCTAACTACAGATTTTGCTCATTCTACTCATTTAAAAGAAGAAACAATGAATATGGTCATCGATTGGTTTTCATTTGGTCTAAACCCTGAAAAAAGTACGATATTTGTACAATCAAAAATAGAGGAACATGCAGAATTATTCACCATCTTTTCAATGATAACACCTGTCTCCTGGTTGGAAAGAAACCCCTCCTACAAAGATGTCGTATCTCAAATAGGAGAGAAAGCTGCAGGCAACTTTGGCTTTTTAGGCTACCCCGTTTTGATGACTGCAGATATTACCATGTATAAGGCAAGATATGTACCGGTGGGTTTCGATCAGCTACCACATCTGGAATTGGCAAGAGAAATTGTAAGAAGATTTAATTACTTGACAAAAAAAGATGTGTTTTTAGAGCCGCAAGCACTTCTCTCCACCGCTCCCAAGATATTGGGTATAGACGGCAGAAAAATGAGTAAATCTTATGGCAATGCCATCTATCTGAGTGATAATGAGGAAGAAACAAGGAAAAAAATAAAGGTCATGTTCACAGATCCTCAGCGTTTGAGAAAAAACGATGCAGGAAGACCTGATATGTGTGGAGTATTCTACCTACATCAGATTTTTAGCGATAAACAAAAGATAAAAGAAATAGAAGGAGGATGCAAAAACGCTTCAATAGGATGTGTAGATTGTAAGAATATACTCATAAAAAACATCAATGAAAAATTGAGACCTTACAGAGAAAAAAGAGTAATATGGGAAAAGAGAAAAGGAGATATTCTTTCTATATTCGAGGAAGGAGCAAGAAAGGCACGCCAAGAATCGGAAAAAACAATGGAGGAGGTAAGAGAAGCGGTTTTCGGATGA
- the cysE gene encoding serine O-acetyltransferase — MFRGIREDIRTVFERDPAARNSFEIFFCYPGLHALWGHRIAHFFWKHKLRFIGRFVSHISRFFTGIEIHPGAKIGRRFFIDHGMGIVIGETTEIGDDVTLYQGVTLGGTSLKKVKRHPTLKNNVVVGGGAKVLGAITIGENSRVGASSVVVGNVPPNSTVVGIPGRVIKKKEMIEGVDLEHAKIPDIEGKLMRYLLHRVERIERELKALSKGDKESMEKERLKEAEELKKIEEYIKSFDIKSLK, encoded by the coding sequence ATGTTTAGAGGGATAAGAGAAGACATTCGCACTGTATTTGAAAGAGACCCTGCGGCAAGAAATAGTTTTGAGATTTTTTTCTGCTATCCAGGACTACATGCATTATGGGGACATCGGATTGCCCATTTTTTCTGGAAACATAAGCTGAGATTTATTGGAAGGTTTGTTTCTCACATAAGCCGATTTTTCACGGGCATTGAAATTCATCCGGGAGCAAAAATAGGAAGAAGGTTTTTTATTGATCACGGAATGGGGATAGTCATTGGCGAGACTACAGAAATTGGTGATGATGTAACACTCTATCAGGGAGTAACATTGGGCGGAACAAGCCTAAAAAAGGTAAAGAGACATCCCACTCTAAAAAATAATGTGGTTGTGGGCGGAGGAGCAAAGGTCTTAGGTGCAATTACCATAGGGGAAAATAGTAGGGTAGGCGCAAGCAGTGTTGTAGTAGGGAATGTACCACCAAATTCCACTGTTGTAGGTATACCAGGAAGAGTAATCAAGAAAAAGGAAATGATCGAAGGCGTAGATTTAGAACACGCGAAAATTCCAGACATTGAAGGAAAGTTAATGCGCTACCTCCTGCATAGAGTGGAAAGAATAGAAAGAGAATTAAAGGCACTATCAAAAGGAGATAAAGAATCAATGGAAAAAGAAAGGCTGAAAGAAGCAGAAGAATTAAAAAAGATTGAGGAGTATATTAAAAGCTTTGATATAAAAAGTTTAAAGTAA
- a CDS encoding glycosyltransferase, translated as MKKILFVLGGLDFGGIEVSLLGVCKYLKRKGNFYPVVLNISGHGDMNKNFREEGIELINLKNNNERTLSCHRLDTSFTLRRIIKNIHPRIIHTMTFPADYHTRLATLGINIPIITHIQSAKIEKKWHRRFFNRLFSSKTTLYIAVSKKVKEIVEKWHTNKKPVYVLYNAIDTERYRIPSKEEIKEMKEKLNINNEFIIGSVGRMFIAAKGFDILIRAFKKILDKDIKMKLVLVGSGKDEKLLKDLATSLNIQKQVIFTGYKKDAYKYMRMMDLFIMPSLYEGFGNVHLEAMYMGVPCIISRYVPSLEIAEDSAFKIKPNEKEIVDAVLYLMENKKLRENMVKEGKRIIQSFTTERYVEKLEKIYEDIGKRYYTHLQ; from the coding sequence ATGAAAAAAATACTATTTGTGTTAGGCGGACTGGATTTTGGTGGTATAGAGGTTTCACTGCTGGGTGTATGCAAGTATCTTAAAAGAAAAGGAAACTTTTATCCTGTTGTTTTGAATATCTCCGGACATGGAGATATGAACAAAAATTTTAGAGAAGAGGGAATAGAGCTTATAAATTTGAAAAACAACAATGAAAGAACACTTTCCTGTCATAGATTAGATACCAGTTTCACTTTAAGAAGAATAATAAAAAACATTCATCCCCGTATTATTCACACTATGACCTTTCCTGCCGATTATCATACAAGGTTAGCCACATTGGGTATAAATATTCCCATAATCACACATATACAAAGTGCAAAGATAGAAAAAAAATGGCACAGGAGATTTTTTAATCGTCTGTTTTCTTCAAAAACTACATTGTATATTGCCGTATCTAAAAAGGTAAAAGAAATAGTAGAAAAGTGGCATACGAATAAAAAGCCTGTTTATGTTTTATACAATGCCATAGATACAGAAAGATATAGAATACCTTCAAAGGAAGAGATAAAAGAAATGAAAGAAAAATTGAATATTAACAATGAATTTATCATAGGCAGTGTGGGAAGAATGTTTATTGCTGCAAAGGGATTTGATATCTTAATAAGGGCATTCAAAAAAATACTGGATAAAGATATAAAGATGAAACTTGTCTTGGTGGGTTCTGGAAAAGATGAAAAACTCTTAAAAGATCTGGCAACTTCTTTAAACATACAAAAACAGGTAATCTTTACAGGTTACAAGAAAGATGCATATAAATATATGAGAATGATGGATTTGTTCATTATGCCATCTCTGTATGAAGGATTTGGCAATGTGCATTTAGAGGCAATGTATATGGGAGTGCCCTGTATTATATCAAGATATGTTCCATCCCTTGAGATTGCAGAGGATAGTGCATTTAAAATTAAACCCAACGAGAAAGAGATTGTGGACGCTGTTTTATATTTAATGGAAAACAAAAAACTAAGAGAAAATATGGTGAAAGAAGGAAAGAGAATCATTCAATCCTTCACCACGGAAAGATATGTAGAAAAGCTGGAGAAGATATATGAAGATATTGGTAAGCGTTATTACACCCACCTACAATAG